A stretch of Lepisosteus oculatus isolate fLepOcu1 chromosome 11, fLepOcu1.hap2, whole genome shotgun sequence DNA encodes these proteins:
- the rragca gene encoding ras-related GTP binding Ca: MSIQFEEPLAGSYGVVDSFPKDFGYGVEEADMEESSAPSDSKPRILLMGLRRSGKSSIQKVVFHKMSPNETLFLESTNKIYKDDISNSSFVNFQIWDFPGQVDFFDPTFDYEMIFRGTGALIFVIDAQDDYVEALGRLHLTVSRAYRVNPEINFEVFIHKVDGLSDDHKIETQRDIHQRANDDLADAGLEKLHLSFYLTSIYDHSIFEAFSKVVQKLIPQLPTLENLLNIFISNSGIEKAFLFDVVSKIYIATDSSPVDMQSYELCCDMIDVVIDVSCIYGLKEDGSGSAYDKESMAIIKLNNTTVLYLKEVTKFLALVCILREESFERKGLIDYNFHCFRKAIHEVFEVGVSTQRIGSLQANSPALKAVAHNGTPRNAL, translated from the exons ATGTCGATTCAGTTCGAGGAGCCGCTGGCGGGGAGCTACGGGGTAGTGGACTCTTTCCCGAAAGATTTTGGGTATGGAGTGGAAGAGGCCGACATGGAAGAGAGCTCGGCTCCCTCCGACAGCAAACCTCGCATCTTGCTCATGGGGCTTCGCCGTAGTGGCAAGTCGTCGATCCAGAAG GTGGTGTTCCATAAGATGTCCCCAAACGAGACCCTCTTTTTGGAGAGCACAAACAAGATCTACAAAGACGACATATCCAACAGCTCCTTTGTCAATTTCCAGATCTGGGATTTTCCCGGCCAGGTGGACTTCTTTGATCCCACCTTTGATTACGAGATGATCTTCAGAGGAACGGGAGCATTAATATTTGTCATTGATGCACAG GATGATTATGTGGAGGCACTGGGGAGATTGCACCTCACAGTTTCCCGGGCATACAGGGTGAATCCAGAGATCAATTTTGAAGTGTTCATTCACAAGGTGGATGGTTTGTCTGATgaccacaaaattgaaacccaaaGAGACATCCATCAGAGAGCTAATGATGACCTGGCTGACGCTGGTCTAGAAAAGCTTCACCTCAG CTTTTACTTGACGAGTATCTACGACCATTCAATATTTGAAGCTTTCAGTAAAGTTGTTCAGAAGCTCATCCCTCAGCTTCCAACATTGGAAAACCTATTAAACATCTTTATATCG AATTCAGGAATTGAAAAGGCCTTTTTGTTTGACGTTGTGAGTAAAATCTACATTGCAACAGACAGTTCTCCTGTAGACATGCAGTCTTATGAACTGTGCTGTGACATGATAGATGTGGTCATAGATGTGTCTTGTATTTATGG TCTAAAAGAAGATGGTAGTGGAAGTGCCTATGACAAGGAGTCCATGGCCATCATTAAACTCAACAACACAACTGTCCTCTACCTGAAGGAGGTGACAAAGTTTCTTGCACTCGTCTGCATTCTAAGGGAAGAAAGCTTTGAACGCAAAG GTTTAATAGACTACAATTTCCACTGTTTTCGCAAAGCCATCCACGAAGTGTTTGAAGTGGGGGTCTCCACCCAAAGAATAGGCAGCCTCCAAGCCAACTCCCCCGCCCTGAAGGCAGTGGCCCACAACGGGACACCTCGGAATGCCCTTTAG
- the gja9a gene encoding gap junction alpha-9 protein: protein MAHGDFIHRRPLHIAGRLAHRKARLKMGDWNFLGGILEEVHIHSTIVGKIWLTILFIFRMLVLGVAAEDVWNDEQSEFICNTDQPGCRNVCYDKAFPISLIRYWVLQVIFVSSPSLVYMGHALYRLRALEKERQKKKVQLRRELEAVDLDMAEVRRKLERELRQLEQRKLNKAPLRGSLLRTYVMHIVTRSGVEVGFMMGQYVLYGFQLSPLYKCERDPCPNVVDCFVSRPTEKTVFMMFMQCIAAVSLFLNILEIIHLGYKKLKKGILDYYPHLKDELDDYYVSKSKKNSVVHQVCVGTNTGRKATIPTAPSGYTLLMEKQGEVPGYPILNPSSAFIPIQGDPNGNTKSCPESQKESKDANPSPGERNSNSNNTCGEAKSPPIDGSTPPKQDDPEDHSHPSHPEGPGEAVSSIYPLLQGDPASCPTLAVSSGRKPRRVSAPWNCSTVVENTGSDGDAALGASQRPRYSFGATRSRAASKSDLKRLSRPDTPDSIGESSSESKHSRNCDSPQTVSPSRRMSLASNASSRRAPTDLQI from the exons ATGGCCCATGGGGATTTTATTCACCGGCGCCCACTGCACATCGCTGGAAG GTTAGCTCACAGGAAGGCCAGGCTGAAGATGGGTGACTGGAACTTCCTTGGGGGAATCCTGGAAGAGGTGCACATCCACTCCACCATCGTGGGCAAGATCTGGCTGACCATCCTGTTCATCTTCCGCATGCTGGTGCTGGGAGTGGCGGCCGAGGACGTGTGGAACGACGAGCAGTCCGAGTTCATCTGCAACACGGATCAGCCCGGCTGCCGGAACGTCTGCTACGACAAGGCCTTCCCCATTTCCCTGATCCGCTACTGGGTGCTGCAGGTCATCTTCGTGTCCTCGCCCTCCCTGGTGTACATGGGTCACGCCCTGTACAGGCTGCGCGCCCTGGAGAAAGAGAGGCAGAAGAAGAAGGTGCAGCTGCGCAGGGAGCTGGAGGCTGTGGACCTGGACATGGCGGAGGtgaggaggaagctggagcggGAACTGCGGCAGCTAGAGCAGAGGAAGCTCAACAAGGCGCCGCTGCGAGGCTCCCTGCTGCGCACCTACGTGATGCACATCGTGACCAGGTCCGGGGTGGAGGTGGGCTTCATGATGGGGCAGTACGTCCTGTACGGGTTCCAGCTCAGCCCGCTGTACAAGTGCGAGAGGGACCCCTGCCCCAACGTCGTGGACTGCTTCGTGTCCCGGCCCACCGAGAAGACGGTCTTCATGATGTTCATGCAGTGCATCGCCGCCGTCTCCTTGTTCCTCAACATCCTGGAGATCATCCACCTCGGCTACAAGAAGCTGAAGAAAGGGATTCTGGACTACTACCCTCACCTGAAAGACGAGCTAGACGACTACTACGTTAGCAAGTCCAAGAAGAACTCTGTGGTCCATCAGGTCTGCGTGGGCACAAACACCGGGCGCAAAGCCACCATTCCTACAGCGCCAAGTGGCTACACTCTGCTCATGGAGAAGCAGGGTGAGGTGCCCGGGTACCCCATTTTGAACCCGTCATCCGCCTTCATTCCCATCCAAGGGGATCCTAACGGAAACACGAAGAGCTGTCCGGAGAGCCAGAAGGAGTCTAAAGACGCCAATCCCAGCCCAGGGGAACGAAACAGCAACTCGAATAACACCTGCGGCGAAGCCAAATCGCCCCCTATTGACGGGTCCACTCCGCCAAAGCAGGACGACCCTGAGGACCATTCGCACCCGTCTCATCCCGAGGGCCCGGGCGAAGCGGTGTCCTCCATCTACCCCTTGCTCCAGGGTGACCCGGCCTCCTGCCCGACTCTGGCGGTCAGCTCCGGTCGCAAGCCTCGCCGCGTCAGCGCGCCCTGGAACTGTTCCACGGTGGTGGAAAACACCGGCTCGGACGGCGACGCGGCGCTCGGGGCCAGCCAGCGCCCGCGGTACAGCTTCGGCGCCACGCGATCACGGGCAGCCTCAAAGTCCGATCTCAAGAGACTCAGCCGGCCAGACACCCCGGACTCGATCGGGGAGTCGAGCTCGGAGTCTAAGCACAGCCGAAACTGCGACAGCCCGCAGACCGTCTCTCCCTCCCGGCGAATGTCATTGGCAAGTAACGCCAGCAGCAGGCGAGCCCCCACCGATCTCCAGATCTGA
- the mycbp gene encoding C-Myc-binding protein, which translates to MAHYRASESKREQFRRYLEKAGVLDSLTNVLVALYEETEKPNNALDFLRQHLGVPGPEAADVETLRLELTELRQKYDLVLEENKELKNKLLQYEPLQEEGRSE; encoded by the exons ATGGCGCATTACAGA GCCTCCGAGTCCAAACGCGAGCAGTTCCGAAGATACCTGGAAAAGGCCGGGGTGCTCGACAGCCTCACCAATG TGCTGGTTGCCCTATATGAAGAAACGGAGAAGCCCAACAATGCTTTGGA CTTTCTGAGGCAGCATCTGGGTGTCCCTGGGCCTGAGGCCGCTGATGTAGAAACCCTGCGCCTTGAGCTTACAGAACTGAGGCAAAAATACGACCTCGTTTTAGAGGAAAACAAAGAGCTAAAGAACAAG CTTTTACAATATGAGCCTTTGCAAGAAGAGGGGCGTTCTGAATAA